A portion of the Mustela erminea isolate mMusErm1 chromosome 19, mMusErm1.Pri, whole genome shotgun sequence genome contains these proteins:
- the STRN4 gene encoding striatin-4 isoform X2, whose translation MMEERAAAAVAAAASSCRPLGSGAGPGPTGAAPPVAPAPGPGPAGKGGGGGGSPGPTAGPEPLSLPGILHFIQHEWARFEAEKARWEAERAELQAQVAFLQGERKGQENLKTDLVRRIKMLEYALKQERAKYHKLKFGTDLNPGEKKSEPAEQVSNGPVESVTLENSPLVWKEGRQLLRQYLEEVGYTDTILDMRSKRVRSLLGRSLELNGAVEPSEGGPRATPGPGGLSGGESLLVKQIEEQIKRNAASKDGKERMSGSVLEQIPFLQNCEDEDSDEDDELDGTQHRKPRVKLPSKALVPEMEDEDEEDDSEDAINEFDFLGSGEEGEGSPDPRRCTGEGTHHELESRRVKLQGILADLRDVDGLPPKVTGPPPGTPQPRPHEDVFIMDTIGGGEVSLGDLADLTVTNDNDLSCDLSDSKDAFKKTWNPKFTLRSHYDGVRSLAFHHSQSALLTASEDGTLKLWNLQKAVTAKKNAALDVEPIHAFRAHRGPVLAVAMGSNSECCYSGGADARIHSWKIPDLNMDPYDGYDPSVLSHVLEGHGDAVWGLAFSPASQRLASCSADGTIRIWDPSSSPACLCTFLTASDHGIPTSVAFTSTEPAHIVASFRSGDTVLYDLEAGSALLSLESRGSSGPTQINQVVSHPNQPLTITAHDDRGIRFLDSRTGKSVHSMVAHLDAVTCLAVDPNGVFLMSGSHDCSLRLWSLDNKTCVQEITAHRKKHEEAIHAVACHPSKALIASAGADALAKVFV comes from the exons ATGATGGAGGAGCGAGCGGCAGCCGCggtcgccgccgccgcctcctcctgccGCCCGCTGGGCTCCGGCGCGGGCCCCGGCCCGACGGGGGCGGCCCCGCCCGTTGCCCCTGCCCCGGGGCCCGGCCCGGCTGGTAagggaggcggcggcggaggcaGCCCCGGGCCTACGGCGGGGCCTGAGCCCCTGAGCCTGCCCGGGATCCTGCACTTTATCCAGCACGAGTGGGCGCGCTTCGAAGCGGAGAAGGCCCGCTGGGAGGCCGAGCGCGCCGAGTTGCAG GCTCAGGTGGCTTTCCTCCAGGGAGAACGGAAAGGGCAAGAGAATCTCAAGACGGACCTGGTGCGGCGGATCAAGATGTTGGAATACGCGCTGAAGCAGGAAAG GGCCAAATACCATAAATTGAAGTTTGGGACGGACCTGAACCCAGGGGAGAAGAAATCAGAACCGGCAGAACAAG TCTCCAATGGCCCTGTGGAGTCGGTCACCCTGGAGAATAGCCCGCTGGTGTGGAAGGAGGGGCGGCAGCTTCTCCGACA GTACCTGGAAGAGGTGGGCTACACGGACACCATCCTGGACATGCGCTCCAAACGCGTGCGCTCCCTCCTGGGCCGCTCGTTGGAGCTCAACGGGGCCGTGGAGCCCAGCGAAGGGGGGCCCAGGGCCACGCCAGGTCCCGGGGGGCTCAGCGGTGGGGAGTCACTGCTGGTGAAACAGATCGAAGAGCAGATCAAGAG GAATGCGGCCAGCAAAGATGGCAAAGAGCGCATGAGTGGCTCGGTGCTGGAGCAGATCCCCTTCCTGCAGAACTGCGAGGACGAGGACAGCGACGAGGACGATGAGCTGGACGGCACGCAGCACAGGAAGCCGCGGGTGAAG CTGCCCTCCAAGGCCCTGGTGCCTGAGATGGAGGACGAGGATGAGGAGGATGACTCTGAAGACGCCATCAATGAGTTCGATTTCTTGGGctcaggagaggagggggagggctcCCCGGACCCTCGACGGTGCACTGGAGAGGGGACCCACCACGAGCTGG AAAGCCGGCGGGTCAAACTCCAGGGCATTTTGGCCGACCTTCGGGATGTAGATGGGCTGCCCCCTAAAGTGACTGGTCCCCCTCCTGGCACACCCCAGCCCCGGCCACACGAAG ACGTTTTCATCATGGACACTATCGGGGGCGGGGAGGTGAGCCTGGGGGACTTGGCAGATCTCACCGTTACCAACGACAACGACCTCAGCTGTGAT CTCTCTGACAGCAAAGATGCCTTTAAGAAGACATGGAACCCCAAATTCACTCTCCGCTCACACTACGATGGCGTGCGCTCCCTGGCTTTCCACCACAGCCAGTCTGCCTTGCTCACCGCTTCTGAGGACGGCACGCTCAAGCTGTGGAACCTGCAAAAGGCTGTCACAGCCAAGAA GAACGCTGCGCTCGATGTGGAACCTATCCACGCCTTCCGGGCTCACAG GGGCCCTGTGTTGGCAGTGGCCATGGGCAGCAACAGTGAGTGCTGCTACAGTGGGGGGGCAGACGCCCGCATCCACAGCTGGAAGATTCCAGACCTCAACATGGACCCCTACGATGGTTACG ACCCAAGCGTGCTGAGCCATGTCCTGGAGGGCCATGGGGATGCTGTATGGGGCCTAGCCTTCAGTCCTGCCTCCCAGCGCCTGGCCTCCTGCTCTGCCGATGGCACCATCCGTATCTGGGATCCCAGCAGCAGCCCAGCCTGTCTCTGTACCTTCCTCACAGCCAGCG ATCATGGGATCCCCACCTCAGTGGCCTTCACCAGCACCGAGCCTGCCCACATTGTGGCATCCTTCCGCTCTGGCGACACCGTCTTGTATGACCTGGAGGCTGGCAGTGCCCTCCTCTCGCTGGAATCCCGGGGGAGCAGCG GCCCAACCCAGATCAACCAGGTGGTGAGTCACCCGAACCAGCCCCTCACCATCACCGCCCATGATGACAGAGGCATCCGCTTCCTGGACAGCCGGACAG GGAAATCTGTGCACTCCATGGTTGCCCACCTGGACGCGGTCACCTGCCTGGCCGTGGACCCCAATGGTGTGTTCCTGATGTCGGGAA
- the FKRP gene encoding fukutin-related protein, which produces MRLTRCQAALAAAITLNLLVLFYVSWLQHQPRNSRARSPRRGVAAGPRVTILVREFEAFDNAVPELVDSFLQQDAAQPVVVAADTLPYPPLALPRVPNVRLALLQPALDRPAAASRPETYVTTEFVALVPDGARAEAPGQLERMVEVLRAGGARLVAAPVASANPARCLALNVSLREWTARYGPAPSAPRCDALDGDAVVLLRARDLFNLSAPLARPLGTGLFLQTALRGWAVQLLDLPFGVARQPPLATAHARWKAEREGRARRAALLRSLGIRLVSGEGGRLEWFGCSKETPRCFGTVVGDTPAYLYEERWTPPCCLRALRETARYVVGVLEAAGVRYWLEGGSLLGAARHGDIIPWDYDVDLGIYLEDVGNCEQLRGAEAGSVVDERGFVWEKAVEGDFFRVQYSESNHLHVDLWPFYPRNGVMTKDTWLDHRQDVEFPEHFLQPLVPLSFAGFVAQAPNNYRRFLELKFGPGVIENPEYPNPSLLRLAGSG; this is translated from the coding sequence ATGCGTCTCACCCGCTGCCAGGCTGCCCTGGCAGCCGCCATCACCCTCAACCTCCTGGTCCTCTTCTATGTCTCATGGCTGCAGCACCAGCCCAGGAACTCCCGGGCCCGGAGTCCCCGCCGTGGAGTGGCTGCCGGCCCCCGTGTCACCATCCTGGTGCGGGAGTTCGAGGCCTTTGACAACGCGGTGCCTGAGCTGGTGGACTCCTTCTTGCAACAAGACGCCGCCCAGCCCGTGGTGGTGGCCGCGGACACACTCCCCTACCCGCCCCTGGCCCTTCCCCGGGTTCCCAACGTTCGCCTGGCGCTGCTCCAGCCGGCCCTGGACCGGCCCGCCGCGGCCTCGCGCCCCGAGACCTACGTGACCACCGAGTTCGTGGCCCTCGTGCCTGACGGGGCGAGGGCCGAGGCTCCGGGCCAACTGGAGCGCATGGTGGAGGTGCTCCGGGCAGGAGGGGCACGCCTGGTGGCCGCCCCTGTCGCCTCAGCCAACCCTGCCCGGTGCCTGGCCCTGAACGTCAGCCTGCGGGAGTGGACTGCCCGCTACGGCCCCGCGCCCTCCGCGCCCCGCTGTGACGCCCTGGACGGAGACGCGGTGGTGCTCCTGCGCGCCCGCGACCTCTTCAACCTGTCGGCTCCCCTGGCCCGGCCGCTGGGCACCGGCCTCTTCCTGCAGACGGCCTTGCGGGGCTGGGCGGTGCAGCTACTCGACCTGCCGTTCGGCGTGGCGCGCCAGCCACCCCTGGCCACGGCCCACGCGCGCTGGAAGGCAGAGCGCGAGGGGCGCGCGCGGCGGGCAGCACTGCTGCGCTCGCTGGGCATCCGCCTGGTAAGCGGGGAGGGCGGGCGCCTCGAGTGGTTCGGTTGTAGCAAGGAAACCCCGCGCTGCTTCGGGACGGTGGTGGGCGACACACCGGCCTACCTCTACGAGGAGCGCTGGACGCCCCCGTGCTGCTTGCGCGCTCTGCGGGAGACCGCCCGCTATGTGGTGGGCGTGCTGGAGGCTGCCGGTGTGCGCTACTGGCTGGAGGGCGGCTCGCTGCTCGGGGCCGCCCGCCACGGGGACATCATCCCATGGGACTACGATGTGGACCTGGGCATCTACCTGGAGGACGTGGGCAACTGCGAGCAGCTGCGGGGGGCTGAGGCCGGCTCCGTGGTGGACGAGCGCGGCTTCGTGTGGGAGAAGGCCGTAGAGGGCGACTTCTTCCGTGTGCAGTACAGTGAGAGCAACCATCTGCACGTGGACCTGTGGCCCTTCTACCCCCGCAATGGAGTCATGACCAAGGACACATGGCTGGATCACCGGCAAGATGTCGAGTTCCCTGAACACTTCCTGCAGCCTCTCGTGCCCCTGTCCTTTGCTGGCTTCGTGGCGCAAGCACCTAACAACTACCGTCGCTTCCTGGAGCTCAAGTTCGGCCCCGGGGTCATCGAGAACCCAGAGTACCCCAACCCGTCCCTCCTGCGTTTGGCAGGAAGTGGCTGA
- the STRN4 gene encoding striatin-4 isoform X1, with product MMEERAAAAVAAAASSCRPLGSGAGPGPTGAAPPVAPAPGPGPAGKGGGGGGSPGPTAGPEPLSLPGILHFIQHEWARFEAEKARWEAERAELQAQVAFLQGERKGQENLKTDLVRRIKMLEYALKQERAKYHKLKFGTDLNPGEKKSEPAEQVSNGPVESVTLENSPLVWKEGRQLLRQYLEEVGYTDTILDMRSKRVRSLLGRSLELNGAVEPSEGGPRATPGPGGLSGGESLLVKQIEEQIKRNAASKDGKERMSGSVLEQIPFLQNCEDEDSDEDDELDGTQHRKPRVKLPSKALVPEMEDEDEEDDSEDAINEFDFLGSGEEGEGSPDPRRCTGEGTHHELESRRVKLQGILADLRDVDGLPPKVTGPPPGTPQPRPHEGSFGFSSDVFIMDTIGGGEVSLGDLADLTVTNDNDLSCDLSDSKDAFKKTWNPKFTLRSHYDGVRSLAFHHSQSALLTASEDGTLKLWNLQKAVTAKKNAALDVEPIHAFRAHRGPVLAVAMGSNSECCYSGGADARIHSWKIPDLNMDPYDGYDPSVLSHVLEGHGDAVWGLAFSPASQRLASCSADGTIRIWDPSSSPACLCTFLTASDHGIPTSVAFTSTEPAHIVASFRSGDTVLYDLEAGSALLSLESRGSSGPTQINQVVSHPNQPLTITAHDDRGIRFLDSRTGKSVHSMVAHLDAVTCLAVDPNGVFLMSGSHDCSLRLWSLDNKTCVQEITAHRKKHEEAIHAVACHPSKALIASAGADALAKVFV from the exons ATGATGGAGGAGCGAGCGGCAGCCGCggtcgccgccgccgcctcctcctgccGCCCGCTGGGCTCCGGCGCGGGCCCCGGCCCGACGGGGGCGGCCCCGCCCGTTGCCCCTGCCCCGGGGCCCGGCCCGGCTGGTAagggaggcggcggcggaggcaGCCCCGGGCCTACGGCGGGGCCTGAGCCCCTGAGCCTGCCCGGGATCCTGCACTTTATCCAGCACGAGTGGGCGCGCTTCGAAGCGGAGAAGGCCCGCTGGGAGGCCGAGCGCGCCGAGTTGCAG GCTCAGGTGGCTTTCCTCCAGGGAGAACGGAAAGGGCAAGAGAATCTCAAGACGGACCTGGTGCGGCGGATCAAGATGTTGGAATACGCGCTGAAGCAGGAAAG GGCCAAATACCATAAATTGAAGTTTGGGACGGACCTGAACCCAGGGGAGAAGAAATCAGAACCGGCAGAACAAG TCTCCAATGGCCCTGTGGAGTCGGTCACCCTGGAGAATAGCCCGCTGGTGTGGAAGGAGGGGCGGCAGCTTCTCCGACA GTACCTGGAAGAGGTGGGCTACACGGACACCATCCTGGACATGCGCTCCAAACGCGTGCGCTCCCTCCTGGGCCGCTCGTTGGAGCTCAACGGGGCCGTGGAGCCCAGCGAAGGGGGGCCCAGGGCCACGCCAGGTCCCGGGGGGCTCAGCGGTGGGGAGTCACTGCTGGTGAAACAGATCGAAGAGCAGATCAAGAG GAATGCGGCCAGCAAAGATGGCAAAGAGCGCATGAGTGGCTCGGTGCTGGAGCAGATCCCCTTCCTGCAGAACTGCGAGGACGAGGACAGCGACGAGGACGATGAGCTGGACGGCACGCAGCACAGGAAGCCGCGGGTGAAG CTGCCCTCCAAGGCCCTGGTGCCTGAGATGGAGGACGAGGATGAGGAGGATGACTCTGAAGACGCCATCAATGAGTTCGATTTCTTGGGctcaggagaggagggggagggctcCCCGGACCCTCGACGGTGCACTGGAGAGGGGACCCACCACGAGCTGG AAAGCCGGCGGGTCAAACTCCAGGGCATTTTGGCCGACCTTCGGGATGTAGATGGGCTGCCCCCTAAAGTGACTGGTCCCCCTCCTGGCACACCCCAGCCCCGGCCACACGAAG GTTCCTTTGGCTTCTCCTCAGACGTTTTCATCATGGACACTATCGGGGGCGGGGAGGTGAGCCTGGGGGACTTGGCAGATCTCACCGTTACCAACGACAACGACCTCAGCTGTGAT CTCTCTGACAGCAAAGATGCCTTTAAGAAGACATGGAACCCCAAATTCACTCTCCGCTCACACTACGATGGCGTGCGCTCCCTGGCTTTCCACCACAGCCAGTCTGCCTTGCTCACCGCTTCTGAGGACGGCACGCTCAAGCTGTGGAACCTGCAAAAGGCTGTCACAGCCAAGAA GAACGCTGCGCTCGATGTGGAACCTATCCACGCCTTCCGGGCTCACAG GGGCCCTGTGTTGGCAGTGGCCATGGGCAGCAACAGTGAGTGCTGCTACAGTGGGGGGGCAGACGCCCGCATCCACAGCTGGAAGATTCCAGACCTCAACATGGACCCCTACGATGGTTACG ACCCAAGCGTGCTGAGCCATGTCCTGGAGGGCCATGGGGATGCTGTATGGGGCCTAGCCTTCAGTCCTGCCTCCCAGCGCCTGGCCTCCTGCTCTGCCGATGGCACCATCCGTATCTGGGATCCCAGCAGCAGCCCAGCCTGTCTCTGTACCTTCCTCACAGCCAGCG ATCATGGGATCCCCACCTCAGTGGCCTTCACCAGCACCGAGCCTGCCCACATTGTGGCATCCTTCCGCTCTGGCGACACCGTCTTGTATGACCTGGAGGCTGGCAGTGCCCTCCTCTCGCTGGAATCCCGGGGGAGCAGCG GCCCAACCCAGATCAACCAGGTGGTGAGTCACCCGAACCAGCCCCTCACCATCACCGCCCATGATGACAGAGGCATCCGCTTCCTGGACAGCCGGACAG GGAAATCTGTGCACTCCATGGTTGCCCACCTGGACGCGGTCACCTGCCTGGCCGTGGACCCCAATGGTGTGTTCCTGATGTCGGGAA
- the STRN4 gene encoding striatin-4 isoform X3, translating into MQQAQVAFLQGERKGQENLKTDLVRRIKMLEYALKQERAKYHKLKFGTDLNPGEKKSEPAEQVSNGPVESVTLENSPLVWKEGRQLLRQYLEEVGYTDTILDMRSKRVRSLLGRSLELNGAVEPSEGGPRATPGPGGLSGGESLLVKQIEEQIKRNAASKDGKERMSGSVLEQIPFLQNCEDEDSDEDDELDGTQHRKPRVKLPSKALVPEMEDEDEEDDSEDAINEFDFLGSGEEGEGSPDPRRCTGEGTHHELESRRVKLQGILADLRDVDGLPPKVTGPPPGTPQPRPHEGSFGFSSDVFIMDTIGGGEVSLGDLADLTVTNDNDLSCDLSDSKDAFKKTWNPKFTLRSHYDGVRSLAFHHSQSALLTASEDGTLKLWNLQKAVTAKKNAALDVEPIHAFRAHRGPVLAVAMGSNSECCYSGGADARIHSWKIPDLNMDPYDGYDPSVLSHVLEGHGDAVWGLAFSPASQRLASCSADGTIRIWDPSSSPACLCTFLTASDHGIPTSVAFTSTEPAHIVASFRSGDTVLYDLEAGSALLSLESRGSSGPTQINQVVSHPNQPLTITAHDDRGIRFLDSRTGKSVHSMVAHLDAVTCLAVDPNGVFLMSGSHDCSLRLWSLDNKTCVQEITAHRKKHEEAIHAVACHPSKALIASAGADALAKVFV; encoded by the exons ATGCAGCAA GCTCAGGTGGCTTTCCTCCAGGGAGAACGGAAAGGGCAAGAGAATCTCAAGACGGACCTGGTGCGGCGGATCAAGATGTTGGAATACGCGCTGAAGCAGGAAAG GGCCAAATACCATAAATTGAAGTTTGGGACGGACCTGAACCCAGGGGAGAAGAAATCAGAACCGGCAGAACAAG TCTCCAATGGCCCTGTGGAGTCGGTCACCCTGGAGAATAGCCCGCTGGTGTGGAAGGAGGGGCGGCAGCTTCTCCGACA GTACCTGGAAGAGGTGGGCTACACGGACACCATCCTGGACATGCGCTCCAAACGCGTGCGCTCCCTCCTGGGCCGCTCGTTGGAGCTCAACGGGGCCGTGGAGCCCAGCGAAGGGGGGCCCAGGGCCACGCCAGGTCCCGGGGGGCTCAGCGGTGGGGAGTCACTGCTGGTGAAACAGATCGAAGAGCAGATCAAGAG GAATGCGGCCAGCAAAGATGGCAAAGAGCGCATGAGTGGCTCGGTGCTGGAGCAGATCCCCTTCCTGCAGAACTGCGAGGACGAGGACAGCGACGAGGACGATGAGCTGGACGGCACGCAGCACAGGAAGCCGCGGGTGAAG CTGCCCTCCAAGGCCCTGGTGCCTGAGATGGAGGACGAGGATGAGGAGGATGACTCTGAAGACGCCATCAATGAGTTCGATTTCTTGGGctcaggagaggagggggagggctcCCCGGACCCTCGACGGTGCACTGGAGAGGGGACCCACCACGAGCTGG AAAGCCGGCGGGTCAAACTCCAGGGCATTTTGGCCGACCTTCGGGATGTAGATGGGCTGCCCCCTAAAGTGACTGGTCCCCCTCCTGGCACACCCCAGCCCCGGCCACACGAAG GTTCCTTTGGCTTCTCCTCAGACGTTTTCATCATGGACACTATCGGGGGCGGGGAGGTGAGCCTGGGGGACTTGGCAGATCTCACCGTTACCAACGACAACGACCTCAGCTGTGAT CTCTCTGACAGCAAAGATGCCTTTAAGAAGACATGGAACCCCAAATTCACTCTCCGCTCACACTACGATGGCGTGCGCTCCCTGGCTTTCCACCACAGCCAGTCTGCCTTGCTCACCGCTTCTGAGGACGGCACGCTCAAGCTGTGGAACCTGCAAAAGGCTGTCACAGCCAAGAA GAACGCTGCGCTCGATGTGGAACCTATCCACGCCTTCCGGGCTCACAG GGGCCCTGTGTTGGCAGTGGCCATGGGCAGCAACAGTGAGTGCTGCTACAGTGGGGGGGCAGACGCCCGCATCCACAGCTGGAAGATTCCAGACCTCAACATGGACCCCTACGATGGTTACG ACCCAAGCGTGCTGAGCCATGTCCTGGAGGGCCATGGGGATGCTGTATGGGGCCTAGCCTTCAGTCCTGCCTCCCAGCGCCTGGCCTCCTGCTCTGCCGATGGCACCATCCGTATCTGGGATCCCAGCAGCAGCCCAGCCTGTCTCTGTACCTTCCTCACAGCCAGCG ATCATGGGATCCCCACCTCAGTGGCCTTCACCAGCACCGAGCCTGCCCACATTGTGGCATCCTTCCGCTCTGGCGACACCGTCTTGTATGACCTGGAGGCTGGCAGTGCCCTCCTCTCGCTGGAATCCCGGGGGAGCAGCG GCCCAACCCAGATCAACCAGGTGGTGAGTCACCCGAACCAGCCCCTCACCATCACCGCCCATGATGACAGAGGCATCCGCTTCCTGGACAGCCGGACAG GGAAATCTGTGCACTCCATGGTTGCCCACCTGGACGCGGTCACCTGCCTGGCCGTGGACCCCAATGGTGTGTTCCTGATGTCGGGAA